Proteins encoded by one window of Halorubrum ruber:
- a CDS encoding NAD-dependent epimerase/dehydratase family protein — MNLADSRVLVTGGAGLVGSHLAASLLDRGATVRVADDLSKGTRDRVPDGAEFVEADVTDPDDVARAVTDDLDVVFHFAAYTDTNYDDDRELFEENTAMTYNVLERMREVGVDRFAFTSSSTVYGEAPRPTAEDYGPLEPISIYGSAKLADEALISTFAHSYGVQSWVFRFANIVGPRQRGNVIPDFIEKLDDDPTELEILGDGRQEKSYMHVSECVDAIQHVVEHADDAYNVYNLGTRTTTSVTDIADIVSDELGVDPEYTYTGGDRGWTGDVPKMRLSIEKLADLGWEPSIESDEAVRRSARELIDEIVS; from the coding sequence ATGAACCTCGCCGATTCGCGCGTCCTCGTCACCGGGGGTGCCGGCCTCGTCGGAAGCCACCTCGCAGCGAGCCTGCTCGACCGCGGCGCGACCGTTCGCGTCGCCGACGACCTCTCGAAGGGGACCCGCGACCGAGTGCCCGACGGCGCCGAGTTCGTCGAGGCGGACGTGACCGACCCCGACGACGTCGCCCGCGCGGTCACCGACGACCTCGACGTCGTCTTCCACTTCGCGGCGTACACCGACACGAACTACGACGACGACCGCGAGCTGTTCGAGGAGAACACCGCGATGACGTACAACGTCTTAGAGCGGATGCGCGAGGTCGGCGTCGACCGCTTCGCGTTCACCTCCTCGTCGACGGTGTACGGCGAAGCGCCGCGCCCGACGGCCGAGGACTACGGCCCGCTCGAACCCATCTCGATCTACGGCTCCGCGAAGCTCGCGGACGAGGCGCTCATCTCGACGTTCGCGCACTCCTACGGGGTCCAGTCGTGGGTGTTCCGCTTCGCGAACATCGTCGGCCCGCGCCAGCGCGGCAACGTGATCCCCGACTTCATCGAGAAGTTGGATGACGATCCGACCGAGCTGGAGATTCTCGGCGACGGCCGGCAGGAGAAGTCGTACATGCACGTCTCCGAGTGCGTCGACGCGATCCAGCACGTCGTCGAGCACGCGGACGACGCGTACAACGTGTACAACCTCGGCACGCGGACGACCACCTCCGTCACCGATATCGCCGACATCGTGAGCGACGAGCTGGGCGTCGACCCGGAGTACACCTACACCGGCGGCGACCGCGGCTGGACCGGCGACGTGCCGAAGATGCGCCTGTCGATCGAGAAGCTCGCGGATCTCGGTTGGGAGCCGTCGATCGAGAGCGACGAGGCCGTGCGGCGCAGCGCGCGTGAACTGATCGACGAGATCGTTTCATAG
- a CDS encoding DUF302 domain-containing protein yields MTLPIDPTQIDPDDIGEQQATLEMDHEEAIEHVREVFTDAGFGVPVEFSPSEMLNEKVDAGRDPYYVLGACNPEVADRALDASDNKLGALMPCNVVVWEEEPGVQRVYHVSIMRIARLVGMTPDDDVMADIVADTGEIVDEAFENL; encoded by the coding sequence ATGACGCTTCCCATCGACCCGACGCAGATCGATCCGGACGACATCGGCGAACAGCAGGCCACCCTCGAAATGGACCACGAGGAGGCGATCGAACACGTCCGCGAGGTGTTCACCGACGCCGGCTTCGGCGTCCCCGTCGAGTTCTCGCCGTCCGAGATGCTCAACGAGAAGGTCGACGCGGGTCGTGACCCCTACTACGTGCTGGGCGCGTGTAACCCCGAGGTCGCCGACCGCGCGCTCGACGCGAGCGACAACAAGCTCGGCGCGCTGATGCCGTGTAACGTCGTGGTCTGGGAGGAGGAACCCGGCGTCCAGCGCGTCTACCACGTCTCTATCATGCGCATCGCCCGGCTCGTGGGGATGACGCCGGACGACGACGTGATGGCGGACATCGTCGCCGACACCGGCGAAATCGTCGACGAGGCGTTCGAGAACCTGTAG
- a CDS encoding helix-turn-helix domain-containing protein — translation MTSGSVREDLERDLECLDLLECVHGLNERDQRVFQELHQTDGALTVDDVADRLNCERSTAYRSISRLVDADVVVQRQENYDQGGYYYVYRPRTSEEAAREMQRLLNSWYATVGQLIQEFEDRYGRETEERGDCPIRPDP, via the coding sequence ATGACGTCCGGTTCAGTGCGCGAGGACCTCGAACGCGACCTGGAGTGTCTGGACCTCTTAGAGTGCGTTCACGGACTCAACGAGCGGGACCAGAGGGTCTTTCAGGAGCTCCACCAGACGGACGGGGCCCTCACCGTGGACGACGTGGCGGACCGACTGAACTGCGAGCGGTCGACGGCGTACCGGTCGATTTCGCGGCTCGTCGACGCCGACGTCGTCGTCCAGCGGCAGGAGAACTACGACCAGGGCGGGTACTACTACGTGTACCGACCGCGGACCTCGGAGGAAGCCGCTCGCGAGATGCAGCGGCTGCTCAACAGCTGGTACGCGACCGTCGGACAGCTCATTCAGGAGTTCGAAGACCGGTACGGCCGCGAGACGGAGGAACGCGGGGATTGCCCGATTCGACCCGACCCCTGA